A portion of the Juglans microcarpa x Juglans regia isolate MS1-56 chromosome 1D, Jm3101_v1.0, whole genome shotgun sequence genome contains these proteins:
- the LOC121256265 gene encoding uncharacterized protein LOC121256265 isoform X4, with the protein MRMPTEMSPSQLVVQRDRSDINHRESLRESFDNTRLGLARDGTVENVPGINCRKMNVDACPAENVIAPSMKTSCVPSPSFEFYVMSEEGINLHVDLNSSPSDWTKRLKNEVYISEGVHRDRSRSLHCDLGKFGETDIEMNNSFILNIEPGQINNAHVLTRSSASLGMTENDHLGFEQPDKCDASLPSSAIMPCVDKLKTLKRDQMHVSSEPNFNVHDQIDSATKSCDKDQCTVILDSNVSVTPQLKSVCNSVINPISDGPLSSLTLKDQTSKPGDEVFENSSLQNSSSLVNPCVIYPGFPAGASMEMPTSEVASCRKDASCSSCENGDSVIKPIFDGPLSHLTLKDQNSKCGDENFENSSLQNSCRLVTPSVVYPGFSTSASMEMPTLEVASCCKDASCSHCENGGSLVLVDLKHKTEKEEGGLANSSELNDDTYRNLSPTSASMEMPTSEVASCRKDASCSPCENGGSLDLVDLEHKTEKEQGGLANSSELNDETYRNLSPTTFEEWDRSNIINGKECSECSQIDNSVERTCLSSNDTKSKEPPKKRKHTDGEDQSSYPKPDAKILRSSKHIARKVLPRRSMRLISKVSLHSLGNVILTGISKAQGSH; encoded by the exons ATGAGAATGCCTACA GAGATGTCACCCTCTCAGCTTGTTGTCCAACGTGATAGAAGTGATATTAATCATAGAGAGTCCCTGAGAGAAAGCTTTGATAACACACGATTGGGCTTGGCAAGAGATGGCACAGTGGAGAATGTGCCTGGGATAAATTGTAGAAAGATGAATGTTGATGCATGTCCTGCAGAAAATGTTATTGCGCCATCTATGAAAACTTCATGCGTTCCTTCCCCTTCTTTTGAGTTTTATGTCATGTCAGAAGAGGGGATTAATCTTCATGTTGATCTGAATTCAAGCCCATCAGATTGGACTAAGAGGTTGAAAAATGAGGTTTACATTTCTGAGGGTGTTCACAGGGATAGGTCACGAAGTCTTCATTGCGACCTTGGGAAATTTGGAGAGACTGATATAGAAATGAACAATTCATTTATATTGAATATAGAGCCTGGCCAAATTAACAATGCTCATGTACTGACAAGATCTTCTGCAAGTTTGGGAATGACAGAAAATGATCATCTGGGGTTTGAACAACCAGATAAATGTGATGCATCTTTACCGTCCTCTGCAATAATGCCATGCGTAGATAAGTTAAAGACTTTGAAGAGAGATCAAATGCATGTCTCATCTGAACCCAATTTCAATGTGCACGACCAGATAGATTCTGCTACTAAGTCCTGTGATAAAGATCAGTGTACTGTAATCCTTGATTCAAATGTCAGTGTCACTCCACAGTTAAAGTCAGTATGTAATTCTGTTATCAACCCAATTTCTGATGGTCCGTTAAGTTCTCTCACATTAAAGGATCAAACTTCAAAGCCTGGTGATGAAGTTTTTGAAAACTCAAGTCTGCAGAATAGTTCTAGTCTTGTGAATCCCTGTGTCATATATCCTGGATTCCCGGCTGGTGCTTCTATGGAAATGCCAACATCAGAAGTTGCAAGTTGCCGTAAAGATGCATCATGTTCATCTTGTGAAAATGGTGATTCTGTTATCAAACCAATATTTGATGGTCCACTAAGTCATCTCACATTAAAGGATCAAAATTCAAAGTGCggtgatgaaaattttgaaaactcgAGTCTCCAGAACAGTTGTAGACTTGTGACTCCTAGTGTGGTATATCCTGGATTCTCAACTAGTGCTTCTATGGAAATGCCAACATTAGAAGTTGCAAGTTGCTGTAAAGATGCATCATGTTCACATTGTGAAAATGGTGGATCTCTGGTTTTGGTTGATTTGAAACACAAAACCGAAAAGGAAGAAGGTGGATTGGCCAACTCAAGTGAACTTAATGATGACACTTACAGGAATCTTTCGCCAACAAGTGCTTCTATGGAAATGCCAACATCAGAAGTTGCAAGTTGCCGTAAAGATGCATCATGTTCACCTTGTGAAAATGGTGGCTCTCTTGATTTGGTTGATCTAGAGCACAAAACAGAAAAGGAACAAGGTGGATTGGCCAACTCAAGTGAGCTTAATGATGAAACTTACAGGAATCTTTCGCCAACAACCTTTGAAGAATGG GATAGGAGCAACATAATCAATGGAAAGGAGTGCTCAGA ATGCTCCCAAATCGATAACTCTGTCGAAAGGACATGCTTAAGCTCTAATGACACCAAATCTAAAGAACCTCCTAAAAAGAGGAAACATACAGATGGAGAAGATCAAAGTTCCTATCCTAAACCTGATGCAAAGATTTTAAGAAGCTCGAAACACATTGCCCGTAAAGTACTTCCCAGAAGATCCATGCGGTTAATATCTAAG
- the LOC121256265 gene encoding uncharacterized protein LOC121256265 isoform X6 produces MANKTNEDSYHKLSRKELQSLCKKYGLPANRSHSGLATLLISYLEDDLRGLMYNLQEMSPSQLVVQRDRSDINHRESLRESFDNTRLGLARDGTVENVPGINCRKMNVDACPAENVIAPSMKTSCVPSPSFEFYVMSEEGINLHVDLNSSPSDWTKRLKNEVYISEGVHRDRSRSLHCDLGKFGETDIEMNNSFILNIEPGQINNAHVLTRSSASLGMTENDHLGFEQPDKCDASLPSSAIMPCVDKLKTLKRDQMHVSSEPNFNVHDQIDSATKSCDKDQCTVILDSNVSVTPQLKSVCNSVINPISDGPLSSLTLKDQTSKPGDEVFENSSLQNSSSLVNPCVIYPGFPAGASMEMPTSEVASCRKDASCSSCENGDSVIKPIFDGPLSHLTLKDQNSKCGDENFENSSLQNSCRLVTPSVVYPGFSTSASMEMPTLEVASCCKDASCSHCENGGSLVLVDLKHKTEKEEGGLAGLANSSELNDETYRNLSPTTFEEWDRSNIINGKECSECSQIDNSVERTCLSSNDTKSKEPPKKRKHTDGEDQSSYPKPDAKILRSSKHIARKVLPRRSMRLISKVSLHSLGNVILTGISKAQGSH; encoded by the exons ATGGCAAATAAGACAAATGAGGATTCCTATCACAAACTCTCAAGGAAAGAGCTCCAAAGTTTGTGCAAAAAGTATGGGTTGCCTGCTAATAGGTCACATTCAGGATTGGCAACATTACTAATCTCTTACTTAGAG GATGACTTACGTGGTTTAATGTATAATCTTCAGGAGATGTCACCCTCTCAGCTTGTTGTCCAACGTGATAGAAGTGATATTAATCATAGAGAGTCCCTGAGAGAAAGCTTTGATAACACACGATTGGGCTTGGCAAGAGATGGCACAGTGGAGAATGTGCCTGGGATAAATTGTAGAAAGATGAATGTTGATGCATGTCCTGCAGAAAATGTTATTGCGCCATCTATGAAAACTTCATGCGTTCCTTCCCCTTCTTTTGAGTTTTATGTCATGTCAGAAGAGGGGATTAATCTTCATGTTGATCTGAATTCAAGCCCATCAGATTGGACTAAGAGGTTGAAAAATGAGGTTTACATTTCTGAGGGTGTTCACAGGGATAGGTCACGAAGTCTTCATTGCGACCTTGGGAAATTTGGAGAGACTGATATAGAAATGAACAATTCATTTATATTGAATATAGAGCCTGGCCAAATTAACAATGCTCATGTACTGACAAGATCTTCTGCAAGTTTGGGAATGACAGAAAATGATCATCTGGGGTTTGAACAACCAGATAAATGTGATGCATCTTTACCGTCCTCTGCAATAATGCCATGCGTAGATAAGTTAAAGACTTTGAAGAGAGATCAAATGCATGTCTCATCTGAACCCAATTTCAATGTGCACGACCAGATAGATTCTGCTACTAAGTCCTGTGATAAAGATCAGTGTACTGTAATCCTTGATTCAAATGTCAGTGTCACTCCACAGTTAAAGTCAGTATGTAATTCTGTTATCAACCCAATTTCTGATGGTCCGTTAAGTTCTCTCACATTAAAGGATCAAACTTCAAAGCCTGGTGATGAAGTTTTTGAAAACTCAAGTCTGCAGAATAGTTCTAGTCTTGTGAATCCCTGTGTCATATATCCTGGATTCCCGGCTGGTGCTTCTATGGAAATGCCAACATCAGAAGTTGCAAGTTGCCGTAAAGATGCATCATGTTCATCTTGTGAAAATGGTGATTCTGTTATCAAACCAATATTTGATGGTCCACTAAGTCATCTCACATTAAAGGATCAAAATTCAAAGTGCggtgatgaaaattttgaaaactcgAGTCTCCAGAACAGTTGTAGACTTGTGACTCCTAGTGTGGTATATCCTGGATTCTCAACTAGTGCTTCTATGGAAATGCCAACATTAGAAGTTGCAAGTTGCTGTAAAGATGCATCATGTTCACATTGTGAAAATGGTGGATCTCTGGTTTTGGTTGATTTGAAACACAAAACCGAAAAGGAAGAAGGTGGATTGGCC GGATTGGCCAACTCAAGTGAGCTTAATGATGAAACTTACAGGAATCTTTCGCCAACAACCTTTGAAGAATGG GATAGGAGCAACATAATCAATGGAAAGGAGTGCTCAGA ATGCTCCCAAATCGATAACTCTGTCGAAAGGACATGCTTAAGCTCTAATGACACCAAATCTAAAGAACCTCCTAAAAAGAGGAAACATACAGATGGAGAAGATCAAAGTTCCTATCCTAAACCTGATGCAAAGATTTTAAGAAGCTCGAAACACATTGCCCGTAAAGTACTTCCCAGAAGATCCATGCGGTTAATATCTAAG
- the LOC121256265 gene encoding uncharacterized protein LOC121256265 isoform X3, whose protein sequence is MYNLQEMSPSQLVVQRDRSDINHRESLRESFDNTRLGLARDGTVENVPGINCRKMNVDACPAENVIAPSMKTSCVPSPSFEFYVMSEEGINLHVDLNSSPSDWTKRLKNEVYISEGVHRDRSRSLHCDLGKFGETDIEMNNSFILNIEPGQINNAHVLTRSSASLGMTENDHLGFEQPDKCDASLPSSAIMPCVDKLKTLKRDQMHVSSEPNFNVHDQIDSATKSCDKDQCTVILDSNVSVTPQLKSVCNSVINPISDGPLSSLTLKDQTSKPGDEVFENSSLQNSSSLVNPCVIYPGFPAGASMEMPTSEVASCRKDASCSSCENGDSVIKPIFDGPLSHLTLKDQNSKCGDENFENSSLQNSCRLVTPSVVYPGFSTSASMEMPTLEVASCCKDASCSHCENGGSLVLVDLKHKTEKEEGGLANSSELNDDTYRNLSPTSASMEMPTSEVASCRKDASCSPCENGGSLDLVDLEHKTEKEQGGLANSSELNDETYRNLSPTTFEEWDRSNIINGKECSECSQIDNSVERTCLSSNDTKSKEPPKKRKHTDGEDQSSYPKPDAKILRSSKHIARKVLPRRSMRLISKVSLHSLGNVILTGISKAQGSH, encoded by the exons ATGTATAATCTTCAGGAGATGTCACCCTCTCAGCTTGTTGTCCAACGTGATAGAAGTGATATTAATCATAGAGAGTCCCTGAGAGAAAGCTTTGATAACACACGATTGGGCTTGGCAAGAGATGGCACAGTGGAGAATGTGCCTGGGATAAATTGTAGAAAGATGAATGTTGATGCATGTCCTGCAGAAAATGTTATTGCGCCATCTATGAAAACTTCATGCGTTCCTTCCCCTTCTTTTGAGTTTTATGTCATGTCAGAAGAGGGGATTAATCTTCATGTTGATCTGAATTCAAGCCCATCAGATTGGACTAAGAGGTTGAAAAATGAGGTTTACATTTCTGAGGGTGTTCACAGGGATAGGTCACGAAGTCTTCATTGCGACCTTGGGAAATTTGGAGAGACTGATATAGAAATGAACAATTCATTTATATTGAATATAGAGCCTGGCCAAATTAACAATGCTCATGTACTGACAAGATCTTCTGCAAGTTTGGGAATGACAGAAAATGATCATCTGGGGTTTGAACAACCAGATAAATGTGATGCATCTTTACCGTCCTCTGCAATAATGCCATGCGTAGATAAGTTAAAGACTTTGAAGAGAGATCAAATGCATGTCTCATCTGAACCCAATTTCAATGTGCACGACCAGATAGATTCTGCTACTAAGTCCTGTGATAAAGATCAGTGTACTGTAATCCTTGATTCAAATGTCAGTGTCACTCCACAGTTAAAGTCAGTATGTAATTCTGTTATCAACCCAATTTCTGATGGTCCGTTAAGTTCTCTCACATTAAAGGATCAAACTTCAAAGCCTGGTGATGAAGTTTTTGAAAACTCAAGTCTGCAGAATAGTTCTAGTCTTGTGAATCCCTGTGTCATATATCCTGGATTCCCGGCTGGTGCTTCTATGGAAATGCCAACATCAGAAGTTGCAAGTTGCCGTAAAGATGCATCATGTTCATCTTGTGAAAATGGTGATTCTGTTATCAAACCAATATTTGATGGTCCACTAAGTCATCTCACATTAAAGGATCAAAATTCAAAGTGCggtgatgaaaattttgaaaactcgAGTCTCCAGAACAGTTGTAGACTTGTGACTCCTAGTGTGGTATATCCTGGATTCTCAACTAGTGCTTCTATGGAAATGCCAACATTAGAAGTTGCAAGTTGCTGTAAAGATGCATCATGTTCACATTGTGAAAATGGTGGATCTCTGGTTTTGGTTGATTTGAAACACAAAACCGAAAAGGAAGAAGGTGGATTGGCCAACTCAAGTGAACTTAATGATGACACTTACAGGAATCTTTCGCCAACAAGTGCTTCTATGGAAATGCCAACATCAGAAGTTGCAAGTTGCCGTAAAGATGCATCATGTTCACCTTGTGAAAATGGTGGCTCTCTTGATTTGGTTGATCTAGAGCACAAAACAGAAAAGGAACAAGGTGGATTGGCCAACTCAAGTGAGCTTAATGATGAAACTTACAGGAATCTTTCGCCAACAACCTTTGAAGAATGG GATAGGAGCAACATAATCAATGGAAAGGAGTGCTCAGA ATGCTCCCAAATCGATAACTCTGTCGAAAGGACATGCTTAAGCTCTAATGACACCAAATCTAAAGAACCTCCTAAAAAGAGGAAACATACAGATGGAGAAGATCAAAGTTCCTATCCTAAACCTGATGCAAAGATTTTAAGAAGCTCGAAACACATTGCCCGTAAAGTACTTCCCAGAAGATCCATGCGGTTAATATCTAAG
- the LOC121256265 gene encoding uncharacterized protein LOC121256265 isoform X1, whose amino-acid sequence MANKTNEDSYHKLSRKELQSLCKKYGLPANRSHSGLATLLISYLEDDLRGLMYNLQEMSPSQLVVQRDRSDINHRESLRESFDNTRLGLARDGTVENVPGINCRKMNVDACPAENVIAPSMKTSCVPSPSFEFYVMSEEGINLHVDLNSSPSDWTKRLKNEVYISEGVHRDRSRSLHCDLGKFGETDIEMNNSFILNIEPGQINNAHVLTRSSASLGMTENDHLGFEQPDKCDASLPSSAIMPCVDKLKTLKRDQMHVSSEPNFNVHDQIDSATKSCDKDQCTVILDSNVSVTPQLKSVCNSVINPISDGPLSSLTLKDQTSKPGDEVFENSSLQNSSSLVNPCVIYPGFPAGASMEMPTSEVASCRKDASCSSCENGDSVIKPIFDGPLSHLTLKDQNSKCGDENFENSSLQNSCRLVTPSVVYPGFSTSASMEMPTLEVASCCKDASCSHCENGGSLVLVDLKHKTEKEEGGLANSSELNDDTYRNLSPTSASMEMPTSEVASCRKDASCSPCENGGSLDLVDLEHKTEKEQGGLANSSELNDETYRNLSPTTFEEWDRSNIINGKECSECSQIDNSVERTCLSSNDTKSKEPPKKRKHTDGEDQSSYPKPDAKILRSSKHIARKVLPRRSMRLISKVSLHSLGNVILTGISKAQGSH is encoded by the exons ATGGCAAATAAGACAAATGAGGATTCCTATCACAAACTCTCAAGGAAAGAGCTCCAAAGTTTGTGCAAAAAGTATGGGTTGCCTGCTAATAGGTCACATTCAGGATTGGCAACATTACTAATCTCTTACTTAGAG GATGACTTACGTGGTTTAATGTATAATCTTCAGGAGATGTCACCCTCTCAGCTTGTTGTCCAACGTGATAGAAGTGATATTAATCATAGAGAGTCCCTGAGAGAAAGCTTTGATAACACACGATTGGGCTTGGCAAGAGATGGCACAGTGGAGAATGTGCCTGGGATAAATTGTAGAAAGATGAATGTTGATGCATGTCCTGCAGAAAATGTTATTGCGCCATCTATGAAAACTTCATGCGTTCCTTCCCCTTCTTTTGAGTTTTATGTCATGTCAGAAGAGGGGATTAATCTTCATGTTGATCTGAATTCAAGCCCATCAGATTGGACTAAGAGGTTGAAAAATGAGGTTTACATTTCTGAGGGTGTTCACAGGGATAGGTCACGAAGTCTTCATTGCGACCTTGGGAAATTTGGAGAGACTGATATAGAAATGAACAATTCATTTATATTGAATATAGAGCCTGGCCAAATTAACAATGCTCATGTACTGACAAGATCTTCTGCAAGTTTGGGAATGACAGAAAATGATCATCTGGGGTTTGAACAACCAGATAAATGTGATGCATCTTTACCGTCCTCTGCAATAATGCCATGCGTAGATAAGTTAAAGACTTTGAAGAGAGATCAAATGCATGTCTCATCTGAACCCAATTTCAATGTGCACGACCAGATAGATTCTGCTACTAAGTCCTGTGATAAAGATCAGTGTACTGTAATCCTTGATTCAAATGTCAGTGTCACTCCACAGTTAAAGTCAGTATGTAATTCTGTTATCAACCCAATTTCTGATGGTCCGTTAAGTTCTCTCACATTAAAGGATCAAACTTCAAAGCCTGGTGATGAAGTTTTTGAAAACTCAAGTCTGCAGAATAGTTCTAGTCTTGTGAATCCCTGTGTCATATATCCTGGATTCCCGGCTGGTGCTTCTATGGAAATGCCAACATCAGAAGTTGCAAGTTGCCGTAAAGATGCATCATGTTCATCTTGTGAAAATGGTGATTCTGTTATCAAACCAATATTTGATGGTCCACTAAGTCATCTCACATTAAAGGATCAAAATTCAAAGTGCggtgatgaaaattttgaaaactcgAGTCTCCAGAACAGTTGTAGACTTGTGACTCCTAGTGTGGTATATCCTGGATTCTCAACTAGTGCTTCTATGGAAATGCCAACATTAGAAGTTGCAAGTTGCTGTAAAGATGCATCATGTTCACATTGTGAAAATGGTGGATCTCTGGTTTTGGTTGATTTGAAACACAAAACCGAAAAGGAAGAAGGTGGATTGGCCAACTCAAGTGAACTTAATGATGACACTTACAGGAATCTTTCGCCAACAAGTGCTTCTATGGAAATGCCAACATCAGAAGTTGCAAGTTGCCGTAAAGATGCATCATGTTCACCTTGTGAAAATGGTGGCTCTCTTGATTTGGTTGATCTAGAGCACAAAACAGAAAAGGAACAAGGTGGATTGGCCAACTCAAGTGAGCTTAATGATGAAACTTACAGGAATCTTTCGCCAACAACCTTTGAAGAATGG GATAGGAGCAACATAATCAATGGAAAGGAGTGCTCAGA ATGCTCCCAAATCGATAACTCTGTCGAAAGGACATGCTTAAGCTCTAATGACACCAAATCTAAAGAACCTCCTAAAAAGAGGAAACATACAGATGGAGAAGATCAAAGTTCCTATCCTAAACCTGATGCAAAGATTTTAAGAAGCTCGAAACACATTGCCCGTAAAGTACTTCCCAGAAGATCCATGCGGTTAATATCTAAG
- the LOC121256265 gene encoding uncharacterized protein LOC121256265 isoform X2: MANKTNEDSYHKLSRKELQSLCKKYGLPANRSHSGLATLLISYLEEMSPSQLVVQRDRSDINHRESLRESFDNTRLGLARDGTVENVPGINCRKMNVDACPAENVIAPSMKTSCVPSPSFEFYVMSEEGINLHVDLNSSPSDWTKRLKNEVYISEGVHRDRSRSLHCDLGKFGETDIEMNNSFILNIEPGQINNAHVLTRSSASLGMTENDHLGFEQPDKCDASLPSSAIMPCVDKLKTLKRDQMHVSSEPNFNVHDQIDSATKSCDKDQCTVILDSNVSVTPQLKSVCNSVINPISDGPLSSLTLKDQTSKPGDEVFENSSLQNSSSLVNPCVIYPGFPAGASMEMPTSEVASCRKDASCSSCENGDSVIKPIFDGPLSHLTLKDQNSKCGDENFENSSLQNSCRLVTPSVVYPGFSTSASMEMPTLEVASCCKDASCSHCENGGSLVLVDLKHKTEKEEGGLANSSELNDDTYRNLSPTSASMEMPTSEVASCRKDASCSPCENGGSLDLVDLEHKTEKEQGGLANSSELNDETYRNLSPTTFEEWDRSNIINGKECSECSQIDNSVERTCLSSNDTKSKEPPKKRKHTDGEDQSSYPKPDAKILRSSKHIARKVLPRRSMRLISKVSLHSLGNVILTGISKAQGSH; the protein is encoded by the exons ATGGCAAATAAGACAAATGAGGATTCCTATCACAAACTCTCAAGGAAAGAGCTCCAAAGTTTGTGCAAAAAGTATGGGTTGCCTGCTAATAGGTCACATTCAGGATTGGCAACATTACTAATCTCTTACTTAGAG GAGATGTCACCCTCTCAGCTTGTTGTCCAACGTGATAGAAGTGATATTAATCATAGAGAGTCCCTGAGAGAAAGCTTTGATAACACACGATTGGGCTTGGCAAGAGATGGCACAGTGGAGAATGTGCCTGGGATAAATTGTAGAAAGATGAATGTTGATGCATGTCCTGCAGAAAATGTTATTGCGCCATCTATGAAAACTTCATGCGTTCCTTCCCCTTCTTTTGAGTTTTATGTCATGTCAGAAGAGGGGATTAATCTTCATGTTGATCTGAATTCAAGCCCATCAGATTGGACTAAGAGGTTGAAAAATGAGGTTTACATTTCTGAGGGTGTTCACAGGGATAGGTCACGAAGTCTTCATTGCGACCTTGGGAAATTTGGAGAGACTGATATAGAAATGAACAATTCATTTATATTGAATATAGAGCCTGGCCAAATTAACAATGCTCATGTACTGACAAGATCTTCTGCAAGTTTGGGAATGACAGAAAATGATCATCTGGGGTTTGAACAACCAGATAAATGTGATGCATCTTTACCGTCCTCTGCAATAATGCCATGCGTAGATAAGTTAAAGACTTTGAAGAGAGATCAAATGCATGTCTCATCTGAACCCAATTTCAATGTGCACGACCAGATAGATTCTGCTACTAAGTCCTGTGATAAAGATCAGTGTACTGTAATCCTTGATTCAAATGTCAGTGTCACTCCACAGTTAAAGTCAGTATGTAATTCTGTTATCAACCCAATTTCTGATGGTCCGTTAAGTTCTCTCACATTAAAGGATCAAACTTCAAAGCCTGGTGATGAAGTTTTTGAAAACTCAAGTCTGCAGAATAGTTCTAGTCTTGTGAATCCCTGTGTCATATATCCTGGATTCCCGGCTGGTGCTTCTATGGAAATGCCAACATCAGAAGTTGCAAGTTGCCGTAAAGATGCATCATGTTCATCTTGTGAAAATGGTGATTCTGTTATCAAACCAATATTTGATGGTCCACTAAGTCATCTCACATTAAAGGATCAAAATTCAAAGTGCggtgatgaaaattttgaaaactcgAGTCTCCAGAACAGTTGTAGACTTGTGACTCCTAGTGTGGTATATCCTGGATTCTCAACTAGTGCTTCTATGGAAATGCCAACATTAGAAGTTGCAAGTTGCTGTAAAGATGCATCATGTTCACATTGTGAAAATGGTGGATCTCTGGTTTTGGTTGATTTGAAACACAAAACCGAAAAGGAAGAAGGTGGATTGGCCAACTCAAGTGAACTTAATGATGACACTTACAGGAATCTTTCGCCAACAAGTGCTTCTATGGAAATGCCAACATCAGAAGTTGCAAGTTGCCGTAAAGATGCATCATGTTCACCTTGTGAAAATGGTGGCTCTCTTGATTTGGTTGATCTAGAGCACAAAACAGAAAAGGAACAAGGTGGATTGGCCAACTCAAGTGAGCTTAATGATGAAACTTACAGGAATCTTTCGCCAACAACCTTTGAAGAATGG GATAGGAGCAACATAATCAATGGAAAGGAGTGCTCAGA ATGCTCCCAAATCGATAACTCTGTCGAAAGGACATGCTTAAGCTCTAATGACACCAAATCTAAAGAACCTCCTAAAAAGAGGAAACATACAGATGGAGAAGATCAAAGTTCCTATCCTAAACCTGATGCAAAGATTTTAAGAAGCTCGAAACACATTGCCCGTAAAGTACTTCCCAGAAGATCCATGCGGTTAATATCTAAG